A window from Zingiber officinale cultivar Zhangliang chromosome 7A, Zo_v1.1, whole genome shotgun sequence encodes these proteins:
- the LOC121999351 gene encoding glutathione S-transferase T2-like, with amino-acid sequence MTGNQFFMPPSPYGFHPPNAAMFPLDESRKVGSDKDPATSSVPESLFPPHSSPFGLENITIDKDTETCYDDDAKKKKIAWSLEEDKVLASFQRLVSEFSGIYNKWHSNRASGWSDDDILTKAHEEWMSNKKNKSFKYEHVWRILRECEKYAPQSSDNRYGKKTRTSESGAYTSSSNPNTSVDVEDYEVRTRPNGQKESKRKGKTKSTIFEDLKEKMEKTLEKFTEYNQRKLETLDTANENKKSEAFQREYEILMKDIVRMTEEQLRIHSHACQMIKKKWGLE; translated from the exons ATGACGGGCAATCAATTTTTCATGCCGCCCTCTCCTTATGGATTTCATCCTCCAAATGCAGCCATGTTCCCTTTAGACGAATCAAGAAAGGTCGGCAGCGACAAGGATCCTGCAACATCTTCTGTACCAGAGTCTTTGTTTCCGCCACATTCATCGCCTTTTGGGCTAGAAAACATTACCATTGATAAGGATACAGAGACATGCTATGACGATgatgcgaagaagaagaagatagctTGGTCACTAGAAGAGGACAAGGTGCTTGCAAG CTTCCAAAGGTTGGTGAGCGAGTTTAGTGGAATCTATAATAAGTGGCATAGTAACCGTGCAAGCGGTTGGAGTGACGATGACATACTAACAAAGGCACATGAAGAGTGGATGAGTAATAAAAAGAACAAGTCTTTCAAGTACGAACATGTGTGGAGAATTCTTAGAGAATGTGAGAAGTACGCTCCACAATCAAGTGACAATCGTTATGGAAAAAAGACAAGGACATCTGAATCAGGAGCATACACatcatcttctaatccaaatACGAGTGTTGATGTGGAAGACTATGAAGTCCGCACTCGTCCAAATGGCCAAAAGGAATCTAAGAGGAAGGGAAAAACCAAATCTACAATATTCGAAGATCTTAAAGAAAAGATGGAGAAAACATTGGAAAAATTTACAGAGTACAATCAGCGAAAGTTAGAGACTTTGGATACtgctaatgaaaataagaaaTCGGAAGCCTTCCAACGTGAGTATGAAATTCTTATGAAAGATATCGTAAGAATGACGGAGGAGCAGCTTCGTATACATAGTCATGCTTGTCAAATGATTAAAAAGAAATGGGGTTTGGAGTAg